CTGCTCGCCAAGCCGATGGCCGTCACGGCACCCCTTGTCTTCCTCCTGCTCGATTTCTGGCCCCTGGGTCGCCTCGCGGGACTGGCGCAGGGCAATCCGCGCGGGCAACGCGTCACACGCCTCCTCCTCGAGAAGGCGCCGCTGTTTGCGCTCGCCGGCGCCGCCGCGATCGTCACCTACCTCGTCCAGTCCGGCTCGGGGGCCATCCGCTCCATGGAGAGGCTCCCGCTGGGGCTGCGCGTCGCGAACGCGGCCGTGAGCACCGCCGGCTATGCGCTGCAGGCGCTCCTGCCGCGGGACCTGGCGGTGTTCTATCCACACCCCATGGGGGGGCTCGACTTCGGGAAGGCCCTCGCGGCGGCGGTCGCGCTGGCGGCCGTGACGGCGCTCGTCCTCGCGCGCGCCCGGCGCGCGCCGCACCTGGCCTGGGGGTGGTGCCTGTTCCTGGTCACGCTGGCGCCCGTCATCGGCATCGTCCAGGCCGGAGGGCAGGGAATGGCCGACCGCTACACCTACGTCCCGCTGACGGGTCTGTTCGTCGCGGCGGTCTGGGGCGTCCGCGGGCTGCCGGGGCGGGCGCCGGCCGCCGGAAGGCTGCTGGCGCCGGCCGTCGCGGCCGCCCTGCTCGGGTGCGCGGCGCTGACGTGGCGCCAGGCGTCGTACTGGCGCGACAGCGTCACCCTCTACGAACGGGCGCTGGCCGTCACCCCGCCGAGCTGGATCGTGGTCAACAGCCTCGCGACGGCCTGGTACGAGCGGGGCGACCTGGCGCGGGCGGAGCGGCAGTACCGGCGCGCCCTCGGGCTCCAGCCGCGCAGCCCGGAGTCGCTGGTGAGCCTCGGCATCATCCTGGCGCGGACCGGCCGCGTGCAGGAGGCCGACGGCTATTTCCAGGCCGCGATGCTCGCGGACCCGAAGTACCCCAAGGCGCGCCTGAACTACGGGCTCGCCCTGGCGTGGAAGGGCCGGGGCGCGGAGGCGCTCGTCCAGCTGCGCGAGGCGGTGCGCCTGGACGCCGCCTACGCCGAGGGGCGCCTGGCCCTCGGGACTGCGCTCGAGGCCGCCGGAATCGCGCAGGAGGCGTCGGCGCAGCTGCGGGAGGCCTTCAGCCGCGATCCCGGCCTCATCGCGCGCAAGGGGGAATACGAGCAGCTCCTGCGCCGGGCCTTTCCGCG
Above is a genomic segment from bacterium containing:
- a CDS encoding tetratricopeptide repeat protein — its product is MTAKRRVAAIGLGLAGAILLAYLPVLGNGFVNFDDYAYLWDGSLVRDGLSARGLVWAFTTTHAGNWHPLTWLSHMADVQAFGMDARWHHGASLALHAANAVLLFLGLRSLTGATRASAVVAALFGLHPLHVEAVAWTSERKELLCTFFWLLAAGAYVRQVRRPRPFGGVPAFALLALALLAKPMAVTAPLVFLLLDFWPLGRLAGLAQGNPRGQRVTRLLLEKAPLFALAGAAAIVTYLVQSGSGAIRSMERLPLGLRVANAAVSTAGYALQALLPRDLAVFYPHPMGGLDFGKALAAAVALAAVTALVLARARRAPHLAWGWCLFLVTLAPVIGIVQAGGQGMADRYTYVPLTGLFVAAVWGVRGLPGRAPAAGRLLAPAVAAALLGCAALTWRQASYWRDSVTLYERALAVTPPSWIVVNSLATAWYERGDLARAERQYRRALGLQPRSPESLVSLGIILARTGRVQEADGYFQAAMLADPKYPKARLNYGLALAWKGRGAEALVQLREAVRLDAAYAEGRLALGTALEAAGIAQEASAQLREAFSRDPGLIARKGEYEQLLRRAFPRRDDGGVPAP